In Ruegeria sp. SCSIO 43209, the sequence GATCACATGGCCGCCAATTTTTACCCCTTTCTTCACGCTTTCCAGATAGGCCGCGCGTTGCGATGTATCCACGAGAAAGTGAAAAACCGCCCTATCATGCCAGACGTCATATCTGCGATCGGGGACCCAAGAAGTTATATCTGCAGAAATCCAAGTGACTGTTTCAGCGGCGCGCCCCAACCTTTCCCGGGCCGTGTCCAACGCGACCTGCGATAGATCGAGAACTGTCACGTCATGGAGCCCCTTCGCAAGCAACGCTCCAGCAAGACGAGATGTACCTCCACCAATGTCGATGACGGATGAAGGCTTAGACACTCTGATCAACTCGATGAGTTCAAGCGATATCTCTGGATCATCCTCGTGCCAACTCAATTGGGTGTCAAACTTCTCGCCATAGACATCGTCCCAGTGCTCTCTTGTGTTAGCTGTCATGTCGTATCGTTTTCCCAAGTCGTCGCCCTGGAGATATCCTCATTTTGACCGCTCCGCGCTGCGTTTTCGACTGAAGCAAAAACCAACAAGGCAACGCCCCAGACAATTCGACGCTGGTCCGTTGAATGGCCGCGTGAAGTCATCTCGGCGACAATGTAGTACACACATTCCAATTGTGAAATGTTTTAGGTGGGATTTGCTTGTCGGTCAGATTTCCACTGGGCTGCGCAAGTAGCTCCAGAATTTTGCGCAGTTTAACTGCAGTGGCGCGGGCCGGAGATACCGAAGCGTTGGCAGTTTGTGTACTGCTTGCCTGGATTGCTCTGTTCAATCAGTATAGCCGGAAGATTTTCTGAGCTTTGGAGCTTCAATCAGTCAACGAATTGCTTAAAGCGCCTTTAACCGACAATGGACTGATAACTTATGAGCAGAGCCACAGATCGTTGAAATACGATTTGGTTCTTGAGTGGCTCCTACTCCATTTCTCTTAGTTCATAGAATTTCCTACAGTCGTTGAAACGGCGAACAATCACATCATTGGTGAATAGCTGCCGCATCAACAGACTCAGTTTTTCATGATCGCGCCGATCGCATACATACCATCATCGCTTTTGACCAACATCAGTGTGACTTCGTCACCTGCGCTGATCTCACCCATCATCTGGGCATTCTCAAGAAGCTGCAAATCCATCGTCATCGCGGGCCACCCGATCTCGGGGATCGGATCATGGCTGACGTTAGCGGTTTCGTCGCCAATTGAGTTCACCAAAGCCTTTGCGTGGACCGCACCTTCCATCTGTTCGGAAGACATGGGCATGTTGGAATGGTCCATGCCGTGGTTCGTTTGCGCGATGCCGGATGTTGTAGACACGGCCAATAGGGCCAAAATTGCAGTCAAAGTTTTCATCAGATGCTCCTGTTTCAAGGTTGTGGGTATTATTCTGCCGGAAGCGCAGGGGGCACTTCCTGGATCGTGTGGGAGATCTCTCGGTTCACGCGATTGAGCGCGAGCCGTTTCCAAATCACGAATATTGCGGGAATGACAAAAAGCGTAAGAAGGGTCGCTGTCACCATGCCCCCAATCATCGGCGCAGCGATCCGCTGCATGATTTCAGAGCCTGTACCGGTGCCGTACATGATGGGTATC encodes:
- a CDS encoding copper-binding protein encodes the protein MKTLTAILALLAVSTTSGIAQTNHGMDHSNMPMSSEQMEGAVHAKALVNSIGDETANVSHDPIPEIGWPAMTMDLQLLENAQMMGEISAGDEVTLMLVKSDDGMYAIGAIMKN
- a CDS encoding trans-aconitate 2-methyltransferase, with product MTANTREHWDDVYGEKFDTQLSWHEDDPEISLELIELIRVSKPSSVIDIGGGTSRLAGALLAKGLHDVTVLDLSQVALDTARERLGRAAETVTWISADITSWVPDRRYDVWHDRAVFHFLVDTSQRAAYLESVKKGVKIGGHVIIATFALDGPETCSGLPVARYSPSDIAVLFEEHFELVAHRHHLHQTSWGESQSFQFSVLRRCV